The genomic interval AAACAGCATAAAACACCACGACATGTCTGCTCACATCTTTGAAGGCTTGGGGAAAATGTCAGGAGTGAATTTCTGGGCCGCACTCAGACTGCCCTTAATCTTCATTGCACCCCTGTATCCATCGAGGTATTCAAGAAATAGTTGTTACCAAGCTAAAGTGCAAAGAAACGACAAACAGTAATAACATCAAAAAGATGAgttaaacacacacacacacacacacacacaagttAGAGACCGAACCTCAAGAAAGCAATTTGGGGATTCATTTTCCCAGTGGCAACCTTGACAAAATCGTCATCCGTGAAAGAGAAGGTGGCGTCAGGCTTGCCACCCTCATATGGGCCTAAAACCCCAACATTAGAAGCCAACCAATTagaaattaacataatttaatgCGATTTTTCATTTATGCTAAAGTAATTAGAcaagtaaaaattaaatcaatgcgcaaatttataaaattaaggcAAAATTgaagccttttttttttggggggggcgTAGAATCTGAAAACCCTAACCTTTCTTAACCTCGCCGTTCTTGAGATCGACAACATAGATCTCCTCGTGAAATCCAATTTTCTGTCAATTGAAGAGCGAAGCAAACATGATTCTCAAACTCGGCTTAGCATTCTTATCTgaattcagagagagagagagagagagaagtggaCCTTGGGAGCAATTTTGATCTCGTAAACGAGGCCAATCTTCTTGGTGATTTCTTTGCCGGCGTCAGTAGAGAGGTGGAGTTTCATCTGCTCGAAGATGGCGTCGGACTTGAGCTGCGCAGAGGAGT from Diospyros lotus cultivar Yz01 chromosome 8, ASM1463336v1, whole genome shotgun sequence carries:
- the LOC127807295 gene encoding sterol carrier protein 2, with protein sequence MANSSAQLKSDAIFEQMKLHLSTDAGKEITKKIGLVYEIKIAPKKIGFHEEIYVVDLKNGEVKKGPYEGGKPDATFSFTDDDFVKVATGKMNPQIAFLRGAMKIKGSLSAAQKFTPDIFPKPSKM